The following are encoded in a window of Sminthopsis crassicaudata isolate SCR6 chromosome 5, ASM4859323v1, whole genome shotgun sequence genomic DNA:
- the GPR84 gene encoding G-protein coupled receptor 84, with the protein MLNTSEDSNFSCYHPSVVNYRYVAVSWGVVVAATGTAGNLLTLMILGAQPKLRTHFNLLIANLTLADLIYCALLQPFSVDSYLYLRWRTGATFCRVFGLLLFATNSVSILTLCLIAFGRYLLIAHPTLFPRIFTAKGVALALVGTWVIGLASFAPLWPVYILVPVVCTCSFDRIRGRPYTTILMGIYFVLGLSSVGIFYCLIHRQVKRAAQALDQYKLRQASVRAGHVAGTGESLPGHYEELDSGLASGVASEGTSSEPGSTATTQTLESDSSKLGSQENKVSKVEKGSQGVAAPMPRAKGTRKAQDGSSEFGKVTRMCFVVFLFFSLSYIPFLLLNIFDARVQAPRVLHMIAANLTWLNGCINPVLYAAMNRQFREAYGSVLRRGPQSFRRLR; encoded by the coding sequence ATGTTGAACACCTCTGAGGATTCCAACTTTTCTTGCTACCACCCATCAGTAGTGAACTATCGCTATGTTGCCGTAAGCTGGGGTGTGGTGGTGGCAGCCACGGGCACTGCTGGCAACCTGCTTACCCTGATGATCCTGGGTGCCCAGCCCAAGCTCCGTACCCACTTCAACCTTCTCATCGCCAACCTCACCCTGGCCGACCTCATCTACTGTGCTCTTCTGCAGCCATTCTCTGTGGACTCCTACCTCTATCTGCGTTGGCGTACCGGGGCGACTTTTTGCCGGGTCTTTGGTCTCCTCCTCTTTGCCACTAACTCTGTGTCCATCCTTACCCTCTGCCTCATTGCCTTTGGCAGATACCTTCTCATAGCCCACCCAACCCTCTTCCCCCGGATCTTCACAGCCAAAGGGGTGGCGCTGGCATTGGTAGGTACATGGGTCATAGGGCTGGCGAGCTTCGCCCCACTCTGGCCCGTCTACATCCTGGTGCCTGTTGTCTGTACGTGTAGCTTTGACCGAATCCGGGGCCGTCCTTATACTACCATcctaatgggcatctactttgtgcTCGGGCTCAGTTCTGTTGGCATCTTCTATTGCCTCATTCACCGACAAGTGAAGCGGGCAGCCCAGGCGCTGGACCAGTACAAGCTTCGCCAGGCCAGCGTCCGAGCCGGGCACGTGGCTGGGACTGGAGAATCCCTGCCTGGACactatgaagagttggacagtgGTCTGGCATCAGGGGTAGCCAGTGAGGGGACATCATCTGAGCCAGGAAGTACTGCCACCACCCAGACTCTGGAGAGTGACTCATCTAAGCTAGGAAGCCAGGAAAACAAAGTGTCTAAGGTAGAAAAGGGCAGCCAAGGGGTGGCTGCCCCCATGCCGCGGGCTAAGGGGACTAGGAAGGCCCAAGATGGCTCGTCGGAATTTGGGAAGGTGACACGGATGTGTTTTGTggtgttcctcttcttttccctcagcTATATCCCTTTTCTGCTTCTTAATATATTTGATGCTCGGGTTCAGGCTCCACGAGTTCTGCATATGATTGCAGCCAATCTTACCTGGCTCAATGGCTGCATTAACCCTGTACTTTATGCAGCCATGAACCGGCAGTTCCGAGAGGCATATGGGTCCGTCCTGAGGCGGGGACCCCAGAGTTTCCGAAGACTCCGATAA
- the COPZ1 gene encoding coatomer subunit zeta-1 isoform X2, whose amino-acid sequence MEALILEPSLYTVKAILILDNDGERLFAKYYDDTYPSVKEQKAFEKNIFNKTHRTDSEIALLEGLTVVYKGSIDLYFYVIGSSYENELMLMAVLNCLFDSLSQMLRKNVEKRALLENMEGLFLAVDEIVDGGVILESDPQQVVHRVALRVSAFLPSRCSCVCRCCSRQRNRSSGHCFDEDSIIPLLYSSLPEPFVSCDAPTSHPQVLLLCTDDFRAISGE is encoded by the exons GAACCTTCTCTGTACACAGTCAAAGCCATCCTGATCCTGGACAATGATGGAGAGCGGCTCTTTGCCAAG TACTATGACGACACCTATCCCAGTGTCAAAGAGCAGAAGGCTTTTGAGAAGAACATTTTCAACAAGACCCATCGGACTGACA GTGAGATTGCCCTCTTGGAAGGACTGACTGTAGTGTACAAAGGTAGTATTGACCTCTACTTCTACGTGATTGGCAGCTCCTATGAAAATGAG CTGATGCTAATGGCTGTTCTGAATTGCCTCTTTGACTCTTTGAGCCAGATGCTGAG GAAGAATGTTGAGAAGCGAGCACTGCTAGAGAACATGGAAGGCCTCTTCCTGGCTGTAGATGAAATCGTTGATGGAGG GGTGATACTAGAAAGTGACCCCCAGCAAGTGGTACACAGAGTAGCATTACGGGTAAGTGCCTTCCTGCCCAGCAG ATGCTCCTGTGTCTGCAGGTGTTGCAGTCGGCAAAGGAACAGATCAAGTGGTCACTGCTTCGATGAAGACTCCATTATTCCCCTGCTCTACTCATCGCTCCCCGAGCCATTTGTTTCCTGTGATGCTCCCACTTCCCATCCCCAAGTCCTCCTGCTCTGCACTGATGATTTCAGGGCCATTTCAGGGGAATGA
- the COPZ1 gene encoding coatomer subunit zeta-1 isoform X1 has protein sequence MEALILEPSLYTVKAILILDNDGERLFAKYYDDTYPSVKEQKAFEKNIFNKTHRTDSEIALLEGLTVVYKGSIDLYFYVIGSSYENELMLMAVLNCLFDSLSQMLRKNVEKRALLENMEGLFLAVDEIVDGGVILESDPQQVVHRVALRGEDVPLTEQTVSQVLQSAKEQIKWSLLR, from the exons GAACCTTCTCTGTACACAGTCAAAGCCATCCTGATCCTGGACAATGATGGAGAGCGGCTCTTTGCCAAG TACTATGACGACACCTATCCCAGTGTCAAAGAGCAGAAGGCTTTTGAGAAGAACATTTTCAACAAGACCCATCGGACTGACA GTGAGATTGCCCTCTTGGAAGGACTGACTGTAGTGTACAAAGGTAGTATTGACCTCTACTTCTACGTGATTGGCAGCTCCTATGAAAATGAG CTGATGCTAATGGCTGTTCTGAATTGCCTCTTTGACTCTTTGAGCCAGATGCTGAG GAAGAATGTTGAGAAGCGAGCACTGCTAGAGAACATGGAAGGCCTCTTCCTGGCTGTAGATGAAATCGTTGATGGAGG GGTGATACTAGAAAGTGACCCCCAGCAAGTGGTACACAGAGTAGCATTACGG GGTGAAGATGTCCCCCTTACGGAGCAGACCGTGTCTCAG GTGTTGCAGTCGGCAAAGGAACAGATCAAGTGGTCACTGCTTCGATGA